The sequence below is a genomic window from Candidatus Hadarchaeales archaeon.
GGGAGGAGGCGAATGTCGCTGGAGAGGTTTCGACACTTGTGGAAAAAGGCTGGAGAAAAGAAGATATCGTGAAGAGGATGGAGCTTTTCGCCAAGAGATATAAGGATATTGAGAAACTTGTGGAGGTCAAAAAATGAGGGAAATCCTGGTTGAACATCTGGCGAGAGTTGAGGGTCACGGCAATATAAGAGTTGTTGTTGATAAGGAGAACGTTCGGGAGGTGAAGATGGAGATTTTGGAAGGACCAAGGTTTATTGAGAAAATTCTTGTTGGAAGGAGCATAGACGAGGCGCCGGACATAGTTGCAAGAATATGCTCGATTTGCCCGGATCCACACTCGGTTGCATGTGTGAACGCGATAGAGAAGGCCATAGGCTTTAGGCCGAGTGAACAAACGAGAGTTTTGAGAGAGCTTCAGCTTATATCGGATGTTATATCGAGCCATGCTCTTCATCTTTTCCTCCTAGCTCTTCCAGACTTTCTTGGTTATCCAGATGCAATTTCTATGGTTTCCAAGTATGGGAAGGAGGTGGCCTTGGGTTTGAAGGTCAAAAAGGCGGGGAACGTGATCAAGGAGGTTCTGACGGGCAGATCGGTTCACGGATGTACGGTAAAGCCGGGTGGATATACGAGAGTTCCGACCCAGGAGGAATTAGAAAAGCTTGAAAAGAGTCTGGCGGAAGCGATGGATGGTGCAAGGCTTGCGGTGGATTTGTTTGCTTCTTTCGATCTTCCAGAGGTCTTCAGAGAGGAAAATATGTTTATGGCGGTTGATCCCGGGGAGGTTTACGGTTTTTCGGGTGAGCACATTTTAATATCGAATGGAGAGAGGAGACCTGTTGAGAATTATAGACTTCTAACGAATGAGAGGGTTGTTCCTCACTCAACCGCCAAGCACTCATATTATCAGGGCGAGTCCTTCATGGTTGGAGCTCTCGCTCGAATCCTTCTCAACAGGGGAAAGCTAAAGGGTGAAGCGGTGGAGCTGGCGGATAGAATTTGGGAGAAGCTGGATCCGAAGAATCCTCTGGCGAATAACCTCGCGCAGGCGTTGGAACTCGTGTATTCGGTTGAGAGAGCTATTGAGCTCATCGAATGGCTCCTTGATCATGGCATAGGGGAACCTAGAGGGGAGATGAAGATAAAGGCTGGGGTGGGTGTGGCGGCAGTCGAAGCCCCTCGTGGAATTTTGTATCACTTTTATGAGGTTGACGGGGAGGGAAAGATAGCTCGTGCGGACATAGTCACTCCCACTGCTCAAAATGCCGCGAACATTGAGAAATATCTGAGGATATCTGCGCAGAGACTTTTGGAGAGAGGAGTGGATAATCTCGAGCCTCACCTTGAGATGCTTGTTAGGGCTTATGATCCGTGCATTTCCTGCTCGGCGCATCTTGTTAGGGTTGTGAGGTTGAACGAGTGAAATTTGTACTCTGTTTGGGCAGTTTCTTCGCCTCTGACGATGTTTTTGGTCTTCTCGTCGCAAAGGAGTTAACGAAAAAGGGCTTGAAAAATGTTCAGATCTGTGGTTCGGATCTTTCTCCGCTTATCTCGAGGATAGAAGAGGTGGAGACTCTGATAATAGTGGATGCCGTCGATTGGGGGGCAAAACCCGGGGAGATTTTTGTGAAAAATTTGGAAGAAATTGAGGATTTTTCAGGTTTGGTTACTCACGGCCTTTCTCCAATTTTTATTGTCAGGATTCTTAGAGAATTGACAGGGAAGCCGAAGGAGGTCTATATCGTTGGAGTTCAACCAGCCAAAGTTGAGCTTGGTGTGGAAAGCTCTGAAGATATTGAAAAATCGGTTGAAGATGTTGTTGAAATAGTTTTGGATCTTCTCAAGTCCTGACCTTTCCCTTCTTGATGATCCCTTTTGTATCCATTATCGTGATGAAGGCTTCGGGGTCGGTTTTTCTAACAAGTTTGAGGAAGTCGGAAAGATGTCTTCGGGCTATGACTGACTGATAGATTAGTCTGTTTCCGCGCAATCCGCGTCCTTTGATTATTGTCATTGGGTAACCTGCATTTCTAAGGGCCAGTCCGATTTCTCTGCTTTTGGTCACTGAAATGACCTGAACTGTGACATGACCTACAGCCATTTTTTCCTCAATGTTTACGCCGAGGTAAGTTCCGAGTGCGTATCCTAGGGAAAAAGATATGAAATAGCTGATGCCGGCGAGACTGAAAGGAGCATCGAGGAAGTTCTTCAAAACGACCCCAAAGGTGATGAACCAGATTGTGGTCTCTAAAAAGCTCAGAAAAGAAGCACGAAATCTCTGGCCTCTGAGAACCCATATGTCTCTGACCGTTCCGATTGTGTTTTGCAGAAGTCGGGCAAAGAACACGGAAATGCAGACAGTGGATATCTTCAGTATTTCACTCATCAAAATCAAGAAACATGAAAAATATTTAAAAAGAGATGCTTTTTATTATCGAGAAAAGAAGAATTGCAGAGGTGAAAATATGACAACAGATCTGGATCCAAGGACGCTGAAAGTTTATGAGACGATGAAGAAGCTCGGGGCTACCTCGCCAAACTCTCTGAAGACCGCGGACGACATAATGCGCGCCTGTGGTCTTCCGAAGAGCGTGGTGAACAACGCTCTAATGACTCTTGTGAACAAGGGTTATGCGAAGAGGGTGGCGAGGGAGAAGGCTGCCGGTTACTATCTTTTGAAGTGACTATTTTCCGGCACCTGGCCCTCCACAGTTTCTTTTTTCTTTTCTTTTTCCAAGGTTTAGCTGATGAAAAGAGTGGGTGTTGCGGAGCTTCCTCTTCATGGCGGGAAATGTCCTCCTTGGCTTTTCGGCAGGATGAAGAGACTTGGGGGCGCTATTGCGGAGCTCATCGTCAGAGAGTACGGGAGGAAGGAGTTTCTCCGCAGGCTGGGAGATCCGTTTTTCCTCCAGTCTCTTGGTTGTGTTTTGGGTTATGATTGGCATAGCTCTGGTTTGACGACTGTGACGATGGGTGCTCTTAAAGAGGCACTTGCTGAGAGGGATCTTGGGATAGTCGTCTGCGGCGGAAAGGGTCTGGTTTCAAGGAGGACGCCGGACGAGATAGAGAAGGTTGCGGAGAAGTTCTCTTTCTCGACCGCGGAGAAGGAGAGGCTGAAGTATGCGAGTAGGATGGTTGCGAAGGTGGACAATGCTTGTGTTCAGGATGGATATCAGCTTTACCATCATACTTTCGTTTTGAGTGAGGATGGGGACTGGGCGGTTGTTCAGCAGGGGATGAGGGAGAAGTTTGCTAGGCGGTATCATTGGATATCGGAGGGTTTGAAGAGCTTCGTGGAGGAGCCGCATTCGGGGATAGCTGGAGAGAGAAAGGAGGATGTTGTTTTGGATATGACGGCTGAGGAGAGCGAAGAGGCGAGGAAGACGAGCGTGGATTTGGTGAGGGAGAACCCGAGGAGACTTCTCTCTTATGTTAGGGGTGCGGAGCAGAAGCTTTTGGATGAGTATCTGGAGAAGAAGCCGGAGGTTAAGGTTCTTCTCATGCCTGCGGGGCACAGGATATCGGAGTTGACGGAAAAGACGATTGCGGCGCTTAAGAGGGCTTACGAGATTCAGCCTGAGAATTATGAAGAGCTAGTGGCAATAAAGGGAATTGGTCCGAAGGCGATAAGGGCTCTTGCTCTTGTCTCAGCGGTTATCTATGGGAAGCCGCCATCTTGGAAGGATCCTGTGAGGTATAGCTTCGCGCATGGAGGGAAGGACGGGATTCCGTATCCTGTTGATAGGAAAACATATCAGACGACGATCGAGATTCTCGAAGAGGCGATAGAGGGAATGGAAGCTGGGAAGGAGGAGAAAATCCGAGCTCTTCGGAGACTTCACGAGTTTGTTGGGTAGTGCACAGCTGTGCATAATTTCGCTTCATTCACAAATTTGACTAGGGTTGAGTTCACAGCTGTGCATTCCCTTATAAACCGCTTTCAACTGATGGATCGGTGGGAGTGCACAGCTGTGCACGGTCGAGTAATTCTTTTCACGTGGGAGCTTAAGGAGAGCTCAAAATCTCGGCGTTGGTTTTACGCAAATCTCAGGCGACTGCTGGATGAGCTTCCGCGAAACAGCTGGTGTAAACTTGGGGGTTCGGTCTATCTCGTGGAAAAACGATATTCTGTGAGATTTCTAATGCTTCTCAAAAAGTTTGAAGGACCGGAACTAACGTGGTATTCGTTCGAGATAGTGCGTCAGGTTTGAGTTCACAGCTGTGCACAACGCCCCCGCTGATCACGGGAAATCCCACCACAGCAGTGCACAGCTGTGCATAGTTTCGTGTGCGTAAATTCTAAAAATCGGTGAATAGATGTAGAAATGGGCCCGCGGTAGCTCAGCTTGGTAGAGCGGCCGGCTGTAGACCCGTCGGCCGAAACCGGCATGTCGGGAGTTCAAATCTCCCCCGCGGGACCATGAGTCCATTTCAATCGCCTGCTTAAGGATGACTGGAGAACACTGGAATCGGGGCCGCTTTCGTACACTTTTCCCGATATCCGCACGCACCACATTTTTCAGCTTTTCTGGTCGGTTTGGCGTTTCTTCTTTCCTCCCAAAA
It includes:
- a CDS encoding Ni/Fe hydrogenase subunit alpha, translated to MREILVEHLARVEGHGNIRVVVDKENVREVKMEILEGPRFIEKILVGRSIDEAPDIVARICSICPDPHSVACVNAIEKAIGFRPSEQTRVLRELQLISDVISSHALHLFLLALPDFLGYPDAISMVSKYGKEVALGLKVKKAGNVIKEVLTGRSVHGCTVKPGGYTRVPTQEELEKLEKSLAEAMDGARLAVDLFASFDLPEVFREENMFMAVDPGEVYGFSGEHILISNGERRPVENYRLLTNERVVPHSTAKHSYYQGESFMVGALARILLNRGKLKGEAVELADRIWEKLDPKNPLANNLAQALELVYSVERAIELIEWLLDHGIGEPRGEMKIKAGVGVAAVEAPRGILYHFYEVDGEGKIARADIVTPTAQNAANIEKYLRISAQRLLERGVDNLEPHLEMLVRAYDPCISCSAHLVRVVRLNE
- a CDS encoding helix-turn-helix domain-containing protein → MTTDLDPRTLKVYETMKKLGATSPNSLKTADDIMRACGLPKSVVNNALMTLVNKGYAKRVAREKAAGYYLLK
- a CDS encoding DUF5698 domain-containing protein, whose product is MSEILKISTVCISVFFARLLQNTIGTVRDIWVLRGQRFRASFLSFLETTIWFITFGVVLKNFLDAPFSLAGISYFISFSLGYALGTYLGVNIEEKMAVGHVTVQVISVTKSREIGLALRNAGYPMTIIKGRGLRGNRLIYQSVIARRHLSDFLKLVRKTDPEAFITIMDTKGIIKKGKVRT
- a CDS encoding DUF763 domain-containing protein, giving the protein MKRVGVAELPLHGGKCPPWLFGRMKRLGGAIAELIVREYGRKEFLRRLGDPFFLQSLGCVLGYDWHSSGLTTVTMGALKEALAERDLGIVVCGGKGLVSRRTPDEIEKVAEKFSFSTAEKERLKYASRMVAKVDNACVQDGYQLYHHTFVLSEDGDWAVVQQGMREKFARRYHWISEGLKSFVEEPHSGIAGERKEDVVLDMTAEESEEARKTSVDLVRENPRRLLSYVRGAEQKLLDEYLEKKPEVKVLLMPAGHRISELTEKTIAALKRAYEIQPENYEELVAIKGIGPKAIRALALVSAVIYGKPPSWKDPVRYSFAHGGKDGIPYPVDRKTYQTTIEILEEAIEGMEAGKEEKIRALRRLHEFVG
- a CDS encoding hydrogenase maturation protease; the protein is MKFVLCLGSFFASDDVFGLLVAKELTKKGLKNVQICGSDLSPLISRIEEVETLIIVDAVDWGAKPGEIFVKNLEEIEDFSGLVTHGLSPIFIVRILRELTGKPKEVYIVGVQPAKVELGVESSEDIEKSVEDVVEIVLDLLKS